From the genome of Pygocentrus nattereri isolate fPygNat1 chromosome 25, fPygNat1.pri, whole genome shotgun sequence, one region includes:
- the tnnt3b gene encoding troponin T type 3b (skeletal, fast) isoform X1, with the protein MSDTEDVDVEEYEEEAGEIVEVEVAPEAAPEAEPEPEPESEPQPEPEPEPEEEPEPEPEPEPVQEVHEEEAYEEEVEEGEQDEEKPKYKPSAPKIPEGEKVDFDDIQKKRQNKDLIELQALIDAHFECRKKEEEELIALMDRIEKRRAERAEQQRIRAEKDKERQARREEERLRKEEADVKKKAEEDAKKKSVLTSMGSNYSSYLQKADQKRGKKQTEREKKKKILAERRKPLNIDHLNEDKLREKAKELWEWMYKLESEKFDHIEKLKRQKYEVISLRNRIDELQKHSKKGAAARRRK; encoded by the exons ATGTCTGACACAGAGGATGT tgatgttgagg AATACGAAGAGGAag CTGGAGAGATAGTAGAGGTAGAGGTAGCCCCAGAAGCAGCCCCAGAGGCtgagccagagccagagccagagtCTGAGCCTCAGCCCGAGCCTGAGCCAGAGCCTGAGGAAGAACCTGAGCCTGAGCCTGAGCCTGAGCCAGTACAAGAGGTGCATGAGGAAG AGGCCTATGAAGAGGAAG TGGAGGAGGGAGAGCAAGATG AAGAGAAGCCAAAGTACAA GCCCAGTGCACCAAAAATCCCAGAAGGAGAAAAAGTGGACTTTGAT GACATCCAGAAGAAACGCCAGAATAAGGACCTCATTGAATTGCAGGCACTAATTGATGCCCACTTTGAGTGTAGGaagaaggaagaggaagagCTTATTGCTTTGATGGATAGAATT GAAAAACGCAGAGCTGAGAGGGCAGAGCAGCAGAGGATCCGTGCTGAGAAAGATAAAGAGCGTCAAGCAAGACGCGAG GAGGAGAGGCTGAGGAAGGAGGAAGCAGATGTTAAGAAGAAAGCAGAAGAGGATGCTAAGAAGAAATCTGTTCTCACCAGCATGGGCTCCAACTACAGCAGCTATCTGCAAAAG GCTGAtcaaaagagaggaaagaagcagacggagagagagaaaaagaagaagatctTGGCTGAGAGACGCAAGCCTCTGAACATTGACCATCTGAATGAGGACAAGCTAAG GGAGAAGGCCAAAGAGTTGTGGGAGTGGATGTACAAACTTGAGTCTgaaaaatttgatcatattgaGAAGCTGAAGAGGCAGAAGTATGAG GTCATCTCACTCCGCAACCGTATTGATGAGCTGCAGAAGCA CTCCAAGAAGGGTGCTGCTGCCCGGCGCAGAAAATAA
- the tnnt3b gene encoding troponin T type 3b (skeletal, fast) isoform X4, translating into MSDTEDVDVEEYEEEAGEIVEVEVAPEAAPEAEPEPEPESEPQPEPEPEPEEEPEPEPEPEPVQEVHEEEAYEEEEEKPKYKPSAPKIPEGEKVDFDDIQKKRQNKDLIELQALIDAHFECRKKEEEELIALMDRIEKRRAERAEQQRIRAEKDKERQARREEERLRKEEADVKKKAEEDAKKKSVLTSMGSNYSSYLQKADQKRGKKQTEREKKKKILAERRKPLNIDHLNEDKLREKAKELWEWMYKLESEKFDHIEKLKRQKYEVISLRNRIDELQKHSKKGAAARRRK; encoded by the exons ATGTCTGACACAGAGGATGT tgatgttgagg AATACGAAGAGGAag CTGGAGAGATAGTAGAGGTAGAGGTAGCCCCAGAAGCAGCCCCAGAGGCtgagccagagccagagccagagtCTGAGCCTCAGCCCGAGCCTGAGCCAGAGCCTGAGGAAGAACCTGAGCCTGAGCCTGAGCCTGAGCCAGTACAAGAGGTGCATGAGGAAG AGGCCTATGAAGAGGAAG AAGAGAAGCCAAAGTACAA GCCCAGTGCACCAAAAATCCCAGAAGGAGAAAAAGTGGACTTTGAT GACATCCAGAAGAAACGCCAGAATAAGGACCTCATTGAATTGCAGGCACTAATTGATGCCCACTTTGAGTGTAGGaagaaggaagaggaagagCTTATTGCTTTGATGGATAGAATT GAAAAACGCAGAGCTGAGAGGGCAGAGCAGCAGAGGATCCGTGCTGAGAAAGATAAAGAGCGTCAAGCAAGACGCGAG GAGGAGAGGCTGAGGAAGGAGGAAGCAGATGTTAAGAAGAAAGCAGAAGAGGATGCTAAGAAGAAATCTGTTCTCACCAGCATGGGCTCCAACTACAGCAGCTATCTGCAAAAG GCTGAtcaaaagagaggaaagaagcagacggagagagagaaaaagaagaagatctTGGCTGAGAGACGCAAGCCTCTGAACATTGACCATCTGAATGAGGACAAGCTAAG GGAGAAGGCCAAAGAGTTGTGGGAGTGGATGTACAAACTTGAGTCTgaaaaatttgatcatattgaGAAGCTGAAGAGGCAGAAGTATGAG GTCATCTCACTCCGCAACCGTATTGATGAGCTGCAGAAGCA CTCCAAGAAGGGTGCTGCTGCCCGGCGCAGAAAATAA
- the tnnt3b gene encoding troponin T type 3b (skeletal, fast) isoform X2 — MSDTEDVDVEEYEEEAGEIVEVEVAPEAAPEAEPEPEPESEPQPEPEPEPEEEPEPEPEPEPVQEVHEEEAYEEEVEEGEQDEEKPKYKPSAPKIPEGEKVDFDDIQKKRQNKDLIELQALIDAHFECRKKEEEELIALMDRIEKRRAERAEQQRIRAEKDKERQARREEERLRKEEADVKKKAEEDAKKKSVLTSMGSNYSSYLQKADQKRGKKQTEREKKKKILAERRKPLNIDHLNEDKLREKAKELWEWMYKLESEKFDHIEKLKRQKYEINTQHQRVEQLSKFSKKGAAARRRK, encoded by the exons ATGTCTGACACAGAGGATGT tgatgttgagg AATACGAAGAGGAag CTGGAGAGATAGTAGAGGTAGAGGTAGCCCCAGAAGCAGCCCCAGAGGCtgagccagagccagagccagagtCTGAGCCTCAGCCCGAGCCTGAGCCAGAGCCTGAGGAAGAACCTGAGCCTGAGCCTGAGCCTGAGCCAGTACAAGAGGTGCATGAGGAAG AGGCCTATGAAGAGGAAG TGGAGGAGGGAGAGCAAGATG AAGAGAAGCCAAAGTACAA GCCCAGTGCACCAAAAATCCCAGAAGGAGAAAAAGTGGACTTTGAT GACATCCAGAAGAAACGCCAGAATAAGGACCTCATTGAATTGCAGGCACTAATTGATGCCCACTTTGAGTGTAGGaagaaggaagaggaagagCTTATTGCTTTGATGGATAGAATT GAAAAACGCAGAGCTGAGAGGGCAGAGCAGCAGAGGATCCGTGCTGAGAAAGATAAAGAGCGTCAAGCAAGACGCGAG GAGGAGAGGCTGAGGAAGGAGGAAGCAGATGTTAAGAAGAAAGCAGAAGAGGATGCTAAGAAGAAATCTGTTCTCACCAGCATGGGCTCCAACTACAGCAGCTATCTGCAAAAG GCTGAtcaaaagagaggaaagaagcagacggagagagagaaaaagaagaagatctTGGCTGAGAGACGCAAGCCTCTGAACATTGACCATCTGAATGAGGACAAGCTAAG GGAGAAGGCCAAAGAGTTGTGGGAGTGGATGTACAAACTTGAGTCTgaaaaatttgatcatattgaGAAGCTGAAGAGGCAGAAGTATGAG ATTAATACCCAGCATCAGAGAGTGGAGCAGCTGAGTAAATT CTCCAAGAAGGGTGCTGCTGCCCGGCGCAGAAAATAA
- the tnnt3b gene encoding troponin T type 3b (skeletal, fast) isoform X8 has protein sequence MSDTEDVDVEEYEEEEAYEEEEEKPKYKPSAPKIPEGEKVDFDDIQKKRQNKDLIELQALIDAHFECRKKEEEELIALMDRIEKRRAERAEQQRIRAEKDKERQARREEERLRKEEADVKKKAEEDAKKKSVLTSMGSNYSSYLQKADQKRGKKQTEREKKKKILAERRKPLNIDHLNEDKLREKAKELWEWMYKLESEKFDHIEKLKRQKYEVISLRNRIDELQKHSKKGAAARRRK, from the exons ATGTCTGACACAGAGGATGT tgatgttgagg AATACGAAGAGGAag AGGCCTATGAAGAGGAAG AAGAGAAGCCAAAGTACAA GCCCAGTGCACCAAAAATCCCAGAAGGAGAAAAAGTGGACTTTGAT GACATCCAGAAGAAACGCCAGAATAAGGACCTCATTGAATTGCAGGCACTAATTGATGCCCACTTTGAGTGTAGGaagaaggaagaggaagagCTTATTGCTTTGATGGATAGAATT GAAAAACGCAGAGCTGAGAGGGCAGAGCAGCAGAGGATCCGTGCTGAGAAAGATAAAGAGCGTCAAGCAAGACGCGAG GAGGAGAGGCTGAGGAAGGAGGAAGCAGATGTTAAGAAGAAAGCAGAAGAGGATGCTAAGAAGAAATCTGTTCTCACCAGCATGGGCTCCAACTACAGCAGCTATCTGCAAAAG GCTGAtcaaaagagaggaaagaagcagacggagagagagaaaaagaagaagatctTGGCTGAGAGACGCAAGCCTCTGAACATTGACCATCTGAATGAGGACAAGCTAAG GGAGAAGGCCAAAGAGTTGTGGGAGTGGATGTACAAACTTGAGTCTgaaaaatttgatcatattgaGAAGCTGAAGAGGCAGAAGTATGAG GTCATCTCACTCCGCAACCGTATTGATGAGCTGCAGAAGCA CTCCAAGAAGGGTGCTGCTGCCCGGCGCAGAAAATAA
- the tnnt3b gene encoding troponin T type 3b (skeletal, fast) isoform X6, translating into MSDTEDVDVEEYEEEAGEIVEVEVAPEAAPEAEPEPEPESEPQPEPEPEPEEEPEPEPEPEPVQEVHEEEEKPKYKPSAPKIPEGEKVDFDDIQKKRQNKDLIELQALIDAHFECRKKEEEELIALMDRIEKRRAERAEQQRIRAEKDKERQARREEERLRKEEADVKKKAEEDAKKKSVLTSMGSNYSSYLQKADQKRGKKQTEREKKKKILAERRKPLNIDHLNEDKLREKAKELWEWMYKLESEKFDHIEKLKRQKYEINTQHQRVEQLSKFSKKGAAARRRK; encoded by the exons ATGTCTGACACAGAGGATGT tgatgttgagg AATACGAAGAGGAag CTGGAGAGATAGTAGAGGTAGAGGTAGCCCCAGAAGCAGCCCCAGAGGCtgagccagagccagagccagagtCTGAGCCTCAGCCCGAGCCTGAGCCAGAGCCTGAGGAAGAACCTGAGCCTGAGCCTGAGCCTGAGCCAGTACAAGAGGTGCATGAGGAAG AAGAGAAGCCAAAGTACAA GCCCAGTGCACCAAAAATCCCAGAAGGAGAAAAAGTGGACTTTGAT GACATCCAGAAGAAACGCCAGAATAAGGACCTCATTGAATTGCAGGCACTAATTGATGCCCACTTTGAGTGTAGGaagaaggaagaggaagagCTTATTGCTTTGATGGATAGAATT GAAAAACGCAGAGCTGAGAGGGCAGAGCAGCAGAGGATCCGTGCTGAGAAAGATAAAGAGCGTCAAGCAAGACGCGAG GAGGAGAGGCTGAGGAAGGAGGAAGCAGATGTTAAGAAGAAAGCAGAAGAGGATGCTAAGAAGAAATCTGTTCTCACCAGCATGGGCTCCAACTACAGCAGCTATCTGCAAAAG GCTGAtcaaaagagaggaaagaagcagacggagagagagaaaaagaagaagatctTGGCTGAGAGACGCAAGCCTCTGAACATTGACCATCTGAATGAGGACAAGCTAAG GGAGAAGGCCAAAGAGTTGTGGGAGTGGATGTACAAACTTGAGTCTgaaaaatttgatcatattgaGAAGCTGAAGAGGCAGAAGTATGAG ATTAATACCCAGCATCAGAGAGTGGAGCAGCTGAGTAAATT CTCCAAGAAGGGTGCTGCTGCCCGGCGCAGAAAATAA
- the tnnt3b gene encoding troponin T type 3b (skeletal, fast) isoform X3 translates to MSDTEDVDVEAGEIVEVEVAPEAAPEAEPEPEPESEPQPEPEPEPEEEPEPEPEPEPVQEVHEEEAYEEEVEEGEQDEEKPKYKPSAPKIPEGEKVDFDDIQKKRQNKDLIELQALIDAHFECRKKEEEELIALMDRIEKRRAERAEQQRIRAEKDKERQARREEERLRKEEADVKKKAEEDAKKKSVLTSMGSNYSSYLQKADQKRGKKQTEREKKKKILAERRKPLNIDHLNEDKLREKAKELWEWMYKLESEKFDHIEKLKRQKYEVISLRNRIDELQKHSKKGAAARRRK, encoded by the exons ATGTCTGACACAGAGGATGT tgatgttgagg CTGGAGAGATAGTAGAGGTAGAGGTAGCCCCAGAAGCAGCCCCAGAGGCtgagccagagccagagccagagtCTGAGCCTCAGCCCGAGCCTGAGCCAGAGCCTGAGGAAGAACCTGAGCCTGAGCCTGAGCCTGAGCCAGTACAAGAGGTGCATGAGGAAG AGGCCTATGAAGAGGAAG TGGAGGAGGGAGAGCAAGATG AAGAGAAGCCAAAGTACAA GCCCAGTGCACCAAAAATCCCAGAAGGAGAAAAAGTGGACTTTGAT GACATCCAGAAGAAACGCCAGAATAAGGACCTCATTGAATTGCAGGCACTAATTGATGCCCACTTTGAGTGTAGGaagaaggaagaggaagagCTTATTGCTTTGATGGATAGAATT GAAAAACGCAGAGCTGAGAGGGCAGAGCAGCAGAGGATCCGTGCTGAGAAAGATAAAGAGCGTCAAGCAAGACGCGAG GAGGAGAGGCTGAGGAAGGAGGAAGCAGATGTTAAGAAGAAAGCAGAAGAGGATGCTAAGAAGAAATCTGTTCTCACCAGCATGGGCTCCAACTACAGCAGCTATCTGCAAAAG GCTGAtcaaaagagaggaaagaagcagacggagagagagaaaaagaagaagatctTGGCTGAGAGACGCAAGCCTCTGAACATTGACCATCTGAATGAGGACAAGCTAAG GGAGAAGGCCAAAGAGTTGTGGGAGTGGATGTACAAACTTGAGTCTgaaaaatttgatcatattgaGAAGCTGAAGAGGCAGAAGTATGAG GTCATCTCACTCCGCAACCGTATTGATGAGCTGCAGAAGCA CTCCAAGAAGGGTGCTGCTGCCCGGCGCAGAAAATAA
- the tnnt3b gene encoding troponin T type 3b (skeletal, fast) isoform X9, translated as MSDTEDVDVEEYEEEEEKPKYKPSAPKIPEGEKVDFDDIQKKRQNKDLIELQALIDAHFECRKKEEEELIALMDRIEKRRAERAEQQRIRAEKDKERQARREEERLRKEEADVKKKAEEDAKKKSVLTSMGSNYSSYLQKADQKRGKKQTEREKKKKILAERRKPLNIDHLNEDKLREKAKELWEWMYKLESEKFDHIEKLKRQKYEVISLRNRIDELQKHSKKGAAARRRK; from the exons ATGTCTGACACAGAGGATGT tgatgttgagg AATACGAAGAGGAag AAGAGAAGCCAAAGTACAA GCCCAGTGCACCAAAAATCCCAGAAGGAGAAAAAGTGGACTTTGAT GACATCCAGAAGAAACGCCAGAATAAGGACCTCATTGAATTGCAGGCACTAATTGATGCCCACTTTGAGTGTAGGaagaaggaagaggaagagCTTATTGCTTTGATGGATAGAATT GAAAAACGCAGAGCTGAGAGGGCAGAGCAGCAGAGGATCCGTGCTGAGAAAGATAAAGAGCGTCAAGCAAGACGCGAG GAGGAGAGGCTGAGGAAGGAGGAAGCAGATGTTAAGAAGAAAGCAGAAGAGGATGCTAAGAAGAAATCTGTTCTCACCAGCATGGGCTCCAACTACAGCAGCTATCTGCAAAAG GCTGAtcaaaagagaggaaagaagcagacggagagagagaaaaagaagaagatctTGGCTGAGAGACGCAAGCCTCTGAACATTGACCATCTGAATGAGGACAAGCTAAG GGAGAAGGCCAAAGAGTTGTGGGAGTGGATGTACAAACTTGAGTCTgaaaaatttgatcatattgaGAAGCTGAAGAGGCAGAAGTATGAG GTCATCTCACTCCGCAACCGTATTGATGAGCTGCAGAAGCA CTCCAAGAAGGGTGCTGCTGCCCGGCGCAGAAAATAA
- the tnnt3b gene encoding troponin T type 3b (skeletal, fast) isoform X7 produces MSDTEDVDVEEYEEEEAYEEEVEEGEQDEEKPKYKPSAPKIPEGEKVDFDDIQKKRQNKDLIELQALIDAHFECRKKEEEELIALMDRIEKRRAERAEQQRIRAEKDKERQARREEERLRKEEADVKKKAEEDAKKKSVLTSMGSNYSSYLQKADQKRGKKQTEREKKKKILAERRKPLNIDHLNEDKLREKAKELWEWMYKLESEKFDHIEKLKRQKYEVISLRNRIDELQKHSKKGAAARRRK; encoded by the exons ATGTCTGACACAGAGGATGT tgatgttgagg AATACGAAGAGGAag AGGCCTATGAAGAGGAAG TGGAGGAGGGAGAGCAAGATG AAGAGAAGCCAAAGTACAA GCCCAGTGCACCAAAAATCCCAGAAGGAGAAAAAGTGGACTTTGAT GACATCCAGAAGAAACGCCAGAATAAGGACCTCATTGAATTGCAGGCACTAATTGATGCCCACTTTGAGTGTAGGaagaaggaagaggaagagCTTATTGCTTTGATGGATAGAATT GAAAAACGCAGAGCTGAGAGGGCAGAGCAGCAGAGGATCCGTGCTGAGAAAGATAAAGAGCGTCAAGCAAGACGCGAG GAGGAGAGGCTGAGGAAGGAGGAAGCAGATGTTAAGAAGAAAGCAGAAGAGGATGCTAAGAAGAAATCTGTTCTCACCAGCATGGGCTCCAACTACAGCAGCTATCTGCAAAAG GCTGAtcaaaagagaggaaagaagcagacggagagagagaaaaagaagaagatctTGGCTGAGAGACGCAAGCCTCTGAACATTGACCATCTGAATGAGGACAAGCTAAG GGAGAAGGCCAAAGAGTTGTGGGAGTGGATGTACAAACTTGAGTCTgaaaaatttgatcatattgaGAAGCTGAAGAGGCAGAAGTATGAG GTCATCTCACTCCGCAACCGTATTGATGAGCTGCAGAAGCA CTCCAAGAAGGGTGCTGCTGCCCGGCGCAGAAAATAA
- the tnnt3b gene encoding troponin T type 3b (skeletal, fast) isoform X5: MSDTEDVDVEEYEEEAGEIVEVEVAPEAAPEAEPEPEPESEPQPEPEPEPEEEPEPEPEPEPVQEVHEEEEKPKYKPSAPKIPEGEKVDFDDIQKKRQNKDLIELQALIDAHFECRKKEEEELIALMDRIEKRRAERAEQQRIRAEKDKERQARREEERLRKEEADVKKKAEEDAKKKSVLTSMGSNYSSYLQKADQKRGKKQTEREKKKKILAERRKPLNIDHLNEDKLREKAKELWEWMYKLESEKFDHIEKLKRQKYEVISLRNRIDELQKHSKKGAAARRRK, translated from the exons ATGTCTGACACAGAGGATGT tgatgttgagg AATACGAAGAGGAag CTGGAGAGATAGTAGAGGTAGAGGTAGCCCCAGAAGCAGCCCCAGAGGCtgagccagagccagagccagagtCTGAGCCTCAGCCCGAGCCTGAGCCAGAGCCTGAGGAAGAACCTGAGCCTGAGCCTGAGCCTGAGCCAGTACAAGAGGTGCATGAGGAAG AAGAGAAGCCAAAGTACAA GCCCAGTGCACCAAAAATCCCAGAAGGAGAAAAAGTGGACTTTGAT GACATCCAGAAGAAACGCCAGAATAAGGACCTCATTGAATTGCAGGCACTAATTGATGCCCACTTTGAGTGTAGGaagaaggaagaggaagagCTTATTGCTTTGATGGATAGAATT GAAAAACGCAGAGCTGAGAGGGCAGAGCAGCAGAGGATCCGTGCTGAGAAAGATAAAGAGCGTCAAGCAAGACGCGAG GAGGAGAGGCTGAGGAAGGAGGAAGCAGATGTTAAGAAGAAAGCAGAAGAGGATGCTAAGAAGAAATCTGTTCTCACCAGCATGGGCTCCAACTACAGCAGCTATCTGCAAAAG GCTGAtcaaaagagaggaaagaagcagacggagagagagaaaaagaagaagatctTGGCTGAGAGACGCAAGCCTCTGAACATTGACCATCTGAATGAGGACAAGCTAAG GGAGAAGGCCAAAGAGTTGTGGGAGTGGATGTACAAACTTGAGTCTgaaaaatttgatcatattgaGAAGCTGAAGAGGCAGAAGTATGAG GTCATCTCACTCCGCAACCGTATTGATGAGCTGCAGAAGCA CTCCAAGAAGGGTGCTGCTGCCCGGCGCAGAAAATAA
- the tnnt3b gene encoding troponin T type 3b (skeletal, fast) isoform X10, with the protein MSDTEDVDVEEEKPKYKPSAPKIPEGEKVDFDDIQKKRQNKDLIELQALIDAHFECRKKEEEELIALMDRIEKRRAERAEQQRIRAEKDKERQARREEERLRKEEADVKKKAEEDAKKKSVLTSMGSNYSSYLQKADQKRGKKQTEREKKKKILAERRKPLNIDHLNEDKLREKAKELWEWMYKLESEKFDHIEKLKRQKYEVISLRNRIDELQKHSKKGAAARRRK; encoded by the exons ATGTCTGACACAGAGGATGT tgatgttgagg AAGAGAAGCCAAAGTACAA GCCCAGTGCACCAAAAATCCCAGAAGGAGAAAAAGTGGACTTTGAT GACATCCAGAAGAAACGCCAGAATAAGGACCTCATTGAATTGCAGGCACTAATTGATGCCCACTTTGAGTGTAGGaagaaggaagaggaagagCTTATTGCTTTGATGGATAGAATT GAAAAACGCAGAGCTGAGAGGGCAGAGCAGCAGAGGATCCGTGCTGAGAAAGATAAAGAGCGTCAAGCAAGACGCGAG GAGGAGAGGCTGAGGAAGGAGGAAGCAGATGTTAAGAAGAAAGCAGAAGAGGATGCTAAGAAGAAATCTGTTCTCACCAGCATGGGCTCCAACTACAGCAGCTATCTGCAAAAG GCTGAtcaaaagagaggaaagaagcagacggagagagagaaaaagaagaagatctTGGCTGAGAGACGCAAGCCTCTGAACATTGACCATCTGAATGAGGACAAGCTAAG GGAGAAGGCCAAAGAGTTGTGGGAGTGGATGTACAAACTTGAGTCTgaaaaatttgatcatattgaGAAGCTGAAGAGGCAGAAGTATGAG GTCATCTCACTCCGCAACCGTATTGATGAGCTGCAGAAGCA CTCCAAGAAGGGTGCTGCTGCCCGGCGCAGAAAATAA